The DNA region agctatggaaaaacacacactcaagcacactaAAATgcgcgaaccccccccccacactcacacgtgtgcacgcgtacacacacacacagtgtcaaataacacacacacacacacatacaggtgtaCGAGTGTgactgcatatgtgtgcatggatCTATGAATAGGCCTGGATGtgcgcacgcatgctcacacacacacacacagacataagcaCTAATACACgcacttatataaacacacactctctctctcacacactcaaacacatagaGTTCAGTtctcagttcagtcactcaaaaacacactctctctctcacacagacacagacatacacagtggcagtcacaccgacagacagacacccagccACAGAAAGAACATAGATACTTAATCAGTGGTGACTAATTCTGATCCTTCATACAgataatcttacacacacacacacacacacacacacacaaaatgcagtcATGGCAAACAACAATAGATTTTTATTTCTCAGTAACTGACATGATAGATCAGCATGAAATACCACAGTCTTGAATTCAGCAAATTTAACAAGACCAGTCTCAGATACACATGGACCTTGCATTCACATGAAAGTTATCATCATTCTTGACATTATCACACATGTATACGTTTGCTGCAAAATCCTGGAAAGAAGCTCTCAGACACAAACTCACTCTTATCTTTTGGTCTTGTGcacacccctcccaccaaccacaaacaaacaaacaaacaaaaaaaacagtttcagtttcatggagtcattgaagtgtgtggactgatccaaaaatgctacaccacatctgctctttataaaaaaaaaaagaaaaaaagaaaagaaaagaaacagcaagACAAGGCCAAAAGCAGCGAATGGCAGTCTTCtgaacaaaatacaaacataccCAGTTCAGGAATGCATAACATCACCAATGGTGAATGTTTTTAAAGCTACACAGCTCAGCAATATTCAAGCTGCAACTCTTGATTTCagactttgatttaaaaaaaacaaacccaccttgTATTTTCCCATACCCTTTAATGACAGGGAAATaaatctaaacaaaacaaaacaaaacaaaaccaaaaaaaatgtaacagaacAGCCAAATGTTCAATGAAGCACAAACAGAACTGTGAAGCACAAACAGAACTGTGAAGTCCATTTCTAACCAACAGTGTACACCTCCATAGCTTCCGGATCCTCAACCATTCCAATAAGCAGACTCTGAATTTTCCCCAAGTCCAGCGATCGCACTACCTCCACGTTCGATTCGTTCCCAAGTCTTTTCGCCCAGTCCACCACCATCATACCCCGGGACAATGCACCACTCAGCTCCACCGTCGCGTACAGCCACCTCTTCTCCAGAGCAATGGTGTGGTCGGCAACCACTGCCACAGCGTAGGCACAGTACGGTGTATAGCCACTGTGCTGGTTGTCTTTCAGCCAGTCTTCCTCTCCCATGCCACGGACAAATTCAGATCGGGTCGTGCCCAGGTGGACCCAACTGTCGAAAAAGtcctgtggaaaagaaaaaaaaggaaaggaaaattatGATGCATAAACACCTTGATTACTGCTGATTGACAAAGATATTTATTGGTGCAGTTTTATCACACTTCACTGTGATCAGATGGGTGATATAGTTcaggtgatcttcttcttcttcgtttgtggggtgcaactcccacgttcactcatattcaCTCCCACATTCACAGttcacatgagtgggcttttatgtgtacaaccattttcaccctgccatgtaggcagctatactctgttttggggggtagTTCAGGTGATCAAGCTGCATTCCTTGACCCCTTGAATGCCTCTTATGTTAAATTTACAAATCTCTCTGAGCCATCTGTGACACCTATGTCCATCAGATTAATAAAGATATTTCATCAAATGTTTGTGCCTATCTTAGAAGAGGGATAACCACTGACTGATATTGACAGGCTCTAGAAAGATTCATAAAAGTGGTTTTCTCCCCTTTTCAAACTCACTGAGTCATAGTTttcaaaaaatcatttttttctcCCAAGAATGGAAACTGCGGTCTTCTTCAAAATGGTGATACTAAGACAGTCTCAGACTCACAATTCTTTTCAATGGTTAAGGAAATTATGGATGATGCAGACAGTGATGAAGAAAACTTGTACAATGATTCAGAAGATAATGCTgatgaagaagagacagaggctTATTGCTCCTTTTTTGCTTGTATCTATGTTGAGTGCTTGTGAGTTTGTTTGGGGAAATATTCATAAACAATATCATAAAATGTAATCATTTCAATAAATACTCAAAAAATTACAAAGTGagtctttttgttttattactGTGTGAAAGTATAACTGATTATCCACCAGTCTGTGTAATCTCAAACATGAATTCCCACAAACAGAGAAGCAACAGCAATTTTAGTATATATATCGTATGACCTTCATCATGGGGACTGGGGTGTACATCtgatgaatgagaagaagaagcataCATTGTACTGACACAGCTTTTATCCTCTGTGTATGGAATACAGCAGATCATATTAAAGTGtcagttagtcaggccttgagtgcatgcataaatatttgtgtgtctgtcacagtggatttcttctacagaatttaggtAGTGGGCAACACTTATGCtgccatgggttttttgtttcaGTATGCCAAGTACTCATTGCGCCCAGGATCTCGGTTTATATACTCTTCTgaacgactagatgctcagtttgattttctagtaaAACTTGGGAGAGGGATTTTAGAACCCAGACCCTTGTGGACTCTGTACTGGCAaacaagcatcttaaccattctgccaccctcctcttaactctttcactgcaaagtatctgtgtggaaaacactccatagtgccaaatattttagaaacgatgctctcagtcacagacttaggttcatgtcagaacaacacagATGGACTGATTCACTTCAAAACTTTGCTGaattggtgggaaactggctgcagctgtcaagctttgttacaatgtgaaaaatggtcttatcaacatgacccctcgatgttgacaaaagtcgcctatggaggtgcactgtctagtcacaTAAAGCCGCCTATGGCTGTGAAAGAGTTAAGTCAtcctaccccacagctacatgcttgctacaactcccctggaccagcacctacatgagaccactgaagaaaaaaacagggtggttcacttaAACAGTTAAAAATGATGGAGAagtgttgatttaatcggtcaaacaaagcttcgttttcatgtaTCTGGAATCTGTAAACTGTTCAGTTTAGAGTGCCAACTGTGCCAAGCAGAATGAgcaaaattagaatagtgtgttggtacgagaatactcgtacctggtccacaggggaaatgATCATGGTACGAGTTCACTCGTACCCGGAGTAGAAAGTGTTAAAGGCAATGGAACATGTCTCCACTTACCCCAGTGAGCCTGTGTCGGTCGCACACCTCGAAGGGCAGCAGAGTGATGTTGGGGATCTCCTCCAGAACAGCAAAGGCTGCCTCGGGGTCGTGGTAAAAGTTCTGCTCCGCACACATGCTGCCATCTCCTCGCCCTGCAAGCCGACACAACAGGCACACGCACATCATCGGCACTTGAAACAGCCTACAACTATACAGACGTTTGACCAAACGATCAGGTCTCTTTCCCTTGGGTAAAGAAAGGTTTCGCCAGAAAagcgcaaacaaaaaaaaaaaaaaccccaaccaaggatacacacactcacacacacacatatatcactccggaaaccgaaatgcattttcttttggtctgccctaagtactgttccctgcattctcagtttattcctgctaaatttcacaaacatccaagtgcatctaagatatccatgttgttatcttgtgtgagtgagagactgagtgtcagtatatgcaagtttgtattcaaagcgttttcattacgaacaaatgctctagaatcgttatcgatgcccatgtagttcaatggttgtcctaatattcatttccctgtattaattctgtttgtccttgtgaactccattgttatggatctgtggtctgacaattaaaatattttgacttgactttgactttgacacacacacacccacacacacacacatatatatatatatatatatataaaacacaatcacacacatgtgcattcacacacacatacacactcacacgcacacacatgcaaacacatactcacacacacacacacatgctaacacacacacacacacacacacagactcaccttCAATATTTCCACCCACAATGACCACCTCCTTCAGTTTTTTAGGCATGTTTGGATCAAGTCGCAGGGCCAGGGCAAGATTGGTGACAGGACCAAGGCACACAAGAGATATCTTTCCTGTTTCCATTCAGAAATGAATTAACATTTTTTCaatgatcatcatgataatgtgCATTCATACCTCCCTTACCCTTCAGCTCTAAGCACATTTAACAATACATCTAGTATGAATCTGATACAGAAATACGATAAAAAATGTTAAGAGACGTTCTTAAAATTACAGAAACTGGATAAGGCTTTTATGGTTGATGACACTTAAGTTGTTGAGAAAGCATGCAGCTTCTGTGCTCTGTGATTGCAAAGTACTCGCATGAAATATTTGTATGACTGTCAGTCATTTCCaactaagaccatcagaacagcagaggcaactGTTGCCCCAACTATCTGGGATGCAATTTGATCATAGCAGAGAGTGCCCAACTTGTATCCTCTTTCTCttagccaagagggctttaagatAGTCAGCATTAAGATTATACACACAGTCAACTGTGAACTTCGTCACATCAACTCTATgcatcagtacctttctgttgaaactagtaaaactcttatttctgcttttgtgctgtcacgaattgactactgtaattctctcttctcataggctgtccacataatattcttcagcaagttcaaaaacttcaaaacaatgctgcccatctgactctcagagtcccatgtactgatcacatttctcctcacctccgcactctacattggctccccattgaagcgagaattaaatacaaagttgcatgtctctgctattatgctttccactccgcaggacctacatatctttctgaccttatcagtgtttacactcccacaagaaatctccgctcttcctctgaatgttaccttttgaaacttcctcgtgtcaatacaagaacctatggtgaacgttctttcttctttgctgctcctcacatctggaacaaccttcctcatcatatccgtgcatctgattctatttctgcttttcactcatcagTAAAAAcctatctttttaaaacctatctataagtactctcagcttccttgttctccaacaccacccatgtcagctcactttggatgtatgtagagtgggaaagggagagagagtgtgagtagggggcaagggggggagggggttttgagaaagagtggttatgaatgttttatgtaacttgtaatatttttcattcatgtaaagtgccctgagctcttagagagaaagggcgctatataaatgtacattattattatgatccccaaaggtcaactagccgccaagactgcagcactaagagccagtgcattctggcctcatagtttgagagtcatagtccttcgcaaaagacaaagctgtaaatgaatacCCAATGCAGTGGAGAacctattgatcatacagctctcactctgctgttggcccatcaTGGGTATGAATAAACTGTAGGTGGTTAGGCCAAAAATAGGCTTGTCACTCAAAGAGTAAAGAATTATGCTTCATTGGTTGCTTTCAATTATGGAGAGGTCAATGACATCATTTACATAATTAGCTGTACGGTTTTTGtgttccaaaatttaaaaaaaaacaaacagaactaaaTGCAGCTTTCTTCCAAAATCAGTTTAGCTATGAAACAATAACTGATAGCGAAATACACGAGTCCATAAATTTATGCTAGTGTATTATGTATGCATGATATGACATATCAATGCAAGATACTGTTGAATAGCATACTGTTATTATATGTTTCATTTTAGTGTGCTATTTTATGCCTACCCTTtcattgtgattattgtatggctgtgatgattgtATGAGTGTTTTACCCTAAGTTACCTTTTCTTTTTGCCTACTCTGAGTATGGTTTACCCTGAGTTAACATCTACGATCTAAGTATTTTATGTCtttaatgtatgcatgtataatgaATGGTTGTAATTCTCATGTATTGTCTATATAATGAATGATTGTGATTCTCATGTATTGCCTACATGTTTTACAcctcaaatattttttttttattgagataataaagtattctgtatgatGCCACTTTCTCAATTAAAAATACATCTCCAATTCCTGATTCAGAAAGTTTACATGAAATGTGTGTAAACTATCCATTCCTAATCAGGAATGTGcagatggagagagttaaactaaaaaTTCTCTTGTCATCTTGAGAAACACAAAACGCTGAAACCACAGTGATCAGTTACCAAGAATCAATGTTAAGCTGGAACAGTCTTTCTAAACATTAAGCATATCAACCTTGATTCTGTTTATTAAAAACAAACTCAACCAGCATGCtaaaaagacacacaacacagcccacaaatgcaaaccgcacacacaaacgcgtacatatacatgcacacacatacacgaaaaccccctcctccctgccccctgaCCAGCCCACCTTTCCCACCGCAACAGAGGTATATACCTGGACACCTGTGCATGTTaattcttggattttttttttcaccagaacTGTGTTATTTCATGTAATGCGAGTTCAATGCGgaattggtttggtttttttcaccattgtgttttttttcatgcgaTGCAAGTTCAAACACAGAACAGCTACTTTTACAAActgaatgtggagtgttggcttagTGGTAACACATCCACGTAGTAAGCAAGAAAATCTTAACACAGAGGTTCAAATCCCTCACTCACCAGTATTtcttccccatccactagaccttgagtggtggtctagatgctagttattcagatgagaggtcccaggtgcagcatgcacttagcacacatgaaagaacccatgacaagaaaaatccactgtgacaggaaaacaaactcacttgcaggcagaaaagaaataCCAAAAAACATGGATGATGATCTCActgtagtgatgtgctctccAAGAGAAGAGcggcccgaatctcacacagagaaatctgttgtactacaatgcaacacaatgataCACGTCTGGCACACGCATGagaattcacacacatacacaaacacatctataccacctctctcttctgtcctaaTTGCTCAGATTCCTGCAAATTCTCACCTGGCTGCTCGCTGACCATACGAATCATGGCCGACACAGCGTGTTCAGATTTCAGCTGTGAATTATCGATTGTGCTGTTCCATGAAGGACCAGGTAACGTTTCAGCGGAACGAGTCTTTCTTCCCACCAGGGGTCGCTCTGCACCACAGAAAACTGGCACCTGTCACAGCCACATGATAAATCTTGACTGTCAACATTCATAGAAAGTCTACAAAATGTaatattatttcattttctaaGCACCAGTTTCAGATAagcacaaaaacatacatacacacacgtgcgcacacacacacatgcacacacacacacgcacacacacacacacacatatatatacacatacacacacatatatatatatatatagaaagagagagagattcagattcagatgatttattcatttcggGCCAttgccccatatgaacaaggggcgtTAACAAATTTTGCAAATGTCACCATTAATGACAGCGTGGGTACTACTGCTTTTGTATCCCAATGACTGATGAAACTGAGAcaaatctagagagagagacagagacagagagagagagagagagagagacagagagagagacagacagacacacacacacacacacacacagatgtatttcTGTGCCATTTTCCTGCTGGTATCTGTGTGGACTCCTGCATATGTGCTTGTCTGTATTTGTCTTGTGAATATGACACATGTTCGTGTAAAAACACTATCCTTTCAAACATCTGCAGCCTGTTCTGCATCTGGCAAGCTATAGCTCTGGCTGTAGCAGTGATTTCTAGTTGACTTGAAAAATTCAAATGTCTCACTTTCTGTTGATCACTGACACACTGTCTACAAGCCCCAGCAGCCAATATTCTTCTGGAGTTTAATCACTTTGTAAAATGATCCGTttgattttaaaatttttttatgacaatagtaatGAACAACTATTATTGCATATCACTACTTGGCTATCGTCTGTATCATGTTGACATGATCAGAtgtggaaagacaaaaaaaagaagaagaaaaaaaaagaatgactgcAGACATGAGCAAGACTTCAAGTATGGAACAAGCTTTTGCTGAGGTATCTCAAATAAGGAACCCAATATCACCCATAAAACATCAAAATATCTCACTGCTGTCAACAATGACCATAACTATCTATTCAatataccccccaaaatggaatatggctgcctacatggcggggtaagaacggttaCATgtccacacgtgtacatacgagtgaacgtgggagttgtagcccacgaacgaagaagaagaagaatctattcATAATCAAATCACAGTCGGTCAATGACCAAGATTATTCATTTGCTATGAAAACGCCAGCGAGCTGCAGTCAAAAAAAGTACTCACATCATCACGTTCACAGACAGTGAGGACCTTCAAGGCATTGTTGCAGGCCCTGTCGATGTTCACCACTCCATTTGTACAGGTGATGCCGACGACCAGCAGGTCTGATCGCCACAGAGCCAACATCAAAGCCTGACACGCCTCCACCCCCATGTCACCGTCGATGATGACCTGGCGACCCCGGCTCATCGTGGTGTAGCTTCTGCGTTCTTGCTTCACACGCCTCTTGTCGAGCACTGGAGGGGACTTGTACGGCGACACAAAAGGCTGGGGGAAATAGGACAATTTCTGTTGTGATTTTGTTTGGGTCAGCAGAGATTAAGAATGAATTTCTGTTGAGAATTTTTATGGTTAGCAGAGGTTAAGTGAGAATTTCTGTTTCAATTTGTTCAGATgaggttgtttgcttttttgttttcaaacatcaTCACAACTTGTATTTCTAATGATGTTACTAATATTATCACCATCTGGAAATTAGCAAACAATgagaccaggagatgaaatgattaacaaatagtaaagagtggtaactctctccattcacaaggtacacaacttcaagtcagtgctgcttacactaccgattcagctagcacacaggtaaataaaagatacattggaacaaacccagacacttcctcaaaaaggaagcgccgggcctgtccttataccgatcatgtgacatgtgcacacagccgcaaagacagaagaaatgtgcaaacacaaataagcttttattcaagactggcatacaagtcacacagaacacatggacaatacagaacaaacacatggttgcctctgtggtttttcaactggaaattagcaaacaatgaggccaggagatgaaatgattaacaaatagtaaagagtggtaactctctccattcacaaggtacacaacttcaagtcagtgctgcttacgctactgattcagctagcacacaggaacccgtgtgctagctgaatcagtagggTAAGTGGCATCCCtcagacttcgaccctgactgctcAGGTGtcgaacgcaaaaaaaaaaagaaaagaaaggcagtgtaagcagcactgacttgaagttgttcctgtgtgctagctgaatcggtagtgtaagcagcacggACTTGAAGTTGTTCCTGTGTGCTatctgaatcggtagtgtaagcagcacggACTTGAAGTTGTTCCTGTGTGCTATCTGAATTGGTAGTGTAAGCAACCTGGACTTGAAGTTgttcctgtgtgctagctgaatcggtagtgtaagcagcacggACTTGAAGTTgttcctgtgtgctagctgaatcggtagtgtaagcagcacggacttgaagttgtgtaccttgtgaatggagagagttaccactctttactatttgttaattttaTCACTATCTGCCCTGAGTGTTTTGAAAAGCAACATATAATGGGAGGCTAAAAACAATATGAACCATACATATTTATCATGGACATTTATTCTTTGTCGGTTACacctacttctctctttctccttcatgtCCCTCTTTcccctttgacacacacacacacacacacacacacacacacgcatatatgcccccccccctttccccctcccaacatacaaacaaacaaaatgaaaacagaacaaaccATAATAGAAAAAAAGATTCACTCATAACCCTCCACCTATAACCCTCTGTACTTACAATTCTAGGTGCATGCTCCTTGTGGGCACGGATGTGTCTCTGGTACAACAGTTTCTTTTCAAAGGACATGTCACACAGGTGACAGGTGAACAGTAGTCGGATGTCGGTGGCTCTCACCTCTGTTGTATTTGATGTCGCTGCAACCGCCGCTGTGGACTGAGACGATAATTAACCGTTAACTGCTGCACCAAAACTGAGCACGACTTTCCTTGTGATAAGAAAAGTAAACACCAAACAAGCCCCTGATGTTTCCACTGCTGCCACTGTgggctagcacacacacacacaccacacacaatatacacacatgtaaacacacacacaccacacaatatacacacacatgtaaacacacacacacacacacaatatacacacacatataaacacacatacacacagagtggagtgttggcctgatGGCAACGCTTAcacctaggaatcgagagaatc from Babylonia areolata isolate BAREFJ2019XMU chromosome 12, ASM4173473v1, whole genome shotgun sequence includes:
- the LOC143288087 gene encoding inosine-uridine preferring nucleoside hydrolase-like is translated as MGMCFWVFQTSHLVSWFTAGQHAWKNSGISFMRPMLTMDTLEWCTHSMQMCPVCAHTFKKTPKGKKSKDTSATSDAPSDTASASFISVVLPDASGRDEGGDEGEGEVMAVVQKEEEGGDMDTTEVTCEEQTENPENPVTEASPEDSTAAVAATSNTTEVRATDIRLLFTCHLCDMSFEKKLLYQRHIRAHKEHAPRIPFVSPYKSPPVLDKRRVKQERRSYTTMSRGRQVIIDGDMGVEACQALMLALWRSDLLVVGITCTNGVVNIDRACNNALKVLTVCERDDVPVFCGAERPLVGRKTRSAETLPGPSWNSTIDNSQLKSEHAVSAMIRMVSEQPGKISLVCLGPVTNLALALRLDPNMPKKLKEVVIVGGNIEGRGDGSMCAEQNFYHDPEAAFAVLEEIPNITLLPFEVCDRHRLTGDFFDSWVHLGTTRSEFVRGMGEEDWLKDNQHSGYTPYCAYAVAVVADHTIALEKRWLYATVELSGALSRGMMVVDWAKRLGNESNVEVVRSLDLGKIQSLLIGMVEDPEAMEVYTVG